The Meiothermus sp. genome segment CTTTTGCGCTACCTTGCAGCCCCGCAAAGCCATACACAGCTCCTCATAGGCAAAATGGGTGTTTACGTAGGCATCTAGAAAAACAAACAAATGCTCAACCGCCTGGCGGTCAAGACGTCCGGCTCGAGCCTGCTCAATGAGTTGCTCGATCTGGTTGGCGTAGTCAAACAGGTTTCGGTGCTGGCTGTCAGTTCGAGGGTCTCCTACTTCGTACTGTTCACTCCACTGAATCGGCATATCCACCCCGTTGCTGCATTGTAGGCAGTTGGGGGCGGAAAAATGTCCTTTACGGGGTTGCGCTGCTGCCCAGCTGGTTGAACAAGACGAAGCCCAGCAGGCCAAACCACAGCAAAAGCAGAATCACGCTCCCCCAGCGCTGCCAGAAGGTCGGTTTTTTCTCCGGTTCGGCAATCTGGGTGGTGAGCACTTCCGGATCCGTGCCGCTTTGCAGGTGTACCGGCTGGCCGTTGTTGGCATCGAGCGGGAGGGCGTAGGGCTTGGGGCTCTCGGCCACCTGGCTGCCAATGGTCACCACCACCGCGCTGATATTGTCGGGGCCGCCCCAGTCGTTGGCCAACTTGATCAGTTTAGCCACCGCCGGTTCGGGCGGGTTGGTGAGGATCATCTCGGCAAGCACCTTGTCTTCCAGCACGCCGCTAAGGCCGTCCGAGCAGAGCAAAAACACATCGCCAGGCCGCACCTTGAGGCCTATCAGATCCACCCGCGCATTGGGAAACGAGCCCAGAGCATTGGTGATGACGTTGCGCCAGCGATGGTTGCGGGCCTCGTCCTCGGTCAAGAGGCCCTGGCGCACCCGATCGGCCACCCAGGAGTGGTCCTGGGTCAGTTGCAAGAGTTCCCCATCGCGCAGCAGATAGGCCCTCGAGTCGCCCACATGGGCAATCAGGGCATAGGGTAGGTCAAGCCATAGGGCCGTACAGGTAGTACCCATCCCCCGCGATTCGGGCTTTTGCCCGGCCAGGTAGATGGCCTCGTTGGCGGCCTCGTAGGCTTCCAGCAAACCCTGCGGCGAGGGCTCGCTGCGCTTGAGCACCTCGACAATCTGGCTCACCGCCATCTGTGAGGCTATCTCGCCGGTTCGGTGCCCGCCCATGCCATCGGCCACGATAAAAATACCCCCATAGCTGGTGACGAGCTGGTTCACCGCATCCTCGTTGAGGGCCCGCTTGCGGCCTGGGTCGGTCAGGGCCGCTGCAAACACCATGGGTAGGCTTTCTGAGCCCGGCATATAAGGCGCATTATAGGCCACCCCAGGGCAAAGTAAGGCCAAAAATCACCCAGCCGTTGGCTCTACGGCCCAATTGCAGTTGTCTCATCATTTGCCTCATGGCTTTTGCCCTACCCTGGAGTGTGTGAGACAGTTTTATTCCAATCTTCCGCGGGGCCCTGTAGGGGTGCTTTTGCTGGTGCTGGCCGGAACGGTGGGGCTGTTTTTGGTGTTATGGCTCATCACCACCTTGTGGGTGTTGGCCGTAGTGGCCGGCATTGTCGGTGCTTTGGCCTATGGGTGGCGGCGGCTGGAGAGCAGGTTTCGCCGGGGCCGCTGGCGCAGGCTACCCCAGCGTGTTCAGCGCTGGGAGGACTGACCCTCACCAAGCACCCTTACTCAAGCACTCGGCCCAAAGTGGGCAGCCCTCGCACTGGGGCTTGCGGGCCGTGCAGCGGTAGCGGCCAAACAGAATCAGGGCGTGGTGAACAAAAACCCATTTTTCTTCGGGGAACAGGCGCTCGAGGTCGGCCCCAATCTTCTCGGGGTCTTTTTGCTCCGACAACCCCAGCCGCCGGGCCAGCCGGGTCAGGTGGGTATCCACCGCAATGCCCGGCACGCCAAAAGCCGCCCCCAGCACCACCGTGGCGGTCTTCCAGCCCACCCCCGGTAGCTCGCGCAGCTGGGCCTTATCCATTGGCACCTCTGCCCCATGCTCCTCGACCAGCTTCCGGGCCAGCATGACCAGGTTCTTGGCCTTGCTCCGGTACAGACCGATGGTCTTGATGTAGGGCTCGACTTCCTCGGGGTGGGCCTGGGCCAGGGCAAAGGCATCGGGAAAGCGCTTGAAGAGGGCCGGGGTGGCCTTGTTCACCGAGGCATCGGTGGCCTGGGCCGAGAGCACCGTAGCAACCAGCAGTTCAAACGGGTTGGTGTGGGCCAGCTCGGTAGCGGCCTGGGGATAAAGCTGCTCCATGACAGAGAGCACCTTGGTGGCTCGAGCCCTTTTACTCTTCACAGACACCAGCCTCTTCCCCGCTGACCCCTTACCCCGGCTCTGCACCCTCAGCTCTGGGCTTTTGGCCTTCGGCTTAGGGCTCTTTGCTTTCAGCTTCTGGCCTTCGGCTTTGGGCCTTCGGCCTTTCCCCACAACCCTGGGCATACTTCAGTACGCTTTGGCAAACAGAATCCGCTTGCCGTAAGCACTGGACTTGCCGCAGCGGATGCAAGCACCGTGGGCTTCGGGCTCGTCGTAGGGGATGCAGCGGGTGGTGGCAGTGGTCTCGGCCTTGATCTGCTTTTCGCAGTCCTTGTCGCCGCAATGGAAGGCCTTCACAAAGCCCTGCTCGACCTTTTCTTTGAACTCGCTATAACTGTTCACTTCCCAGGTGTGGGTATCGCGGAACTGCAAGGCCCGCTGGTATAGGTCATGCTGGAACTGCTCGAGCCTGCCCGGAAGCAGGTTCGGCAATTCGGAAACCTGAACGGTCTCCTTGCCCCCCAGCCGGCTGGCCAGCACCGCCGTGCCCGCCTCCACATCCCGTGGGCCTAGCTCGAGGCGCAGCGGCACCCCCTTCAGCTCCCACTCGTTGAACTTGAAACCAGGGCTGTACTGGTCGCGGTCGTCAAGGAAGACCCGGATGCCCATCTTTTTGAGTTGCTCGGCCAGTTGGATTGCAGCAGGCAGAACCGTCTCGCGGGTCTCGGCCTTATAGATGGGCACAATCACCACCTGAATGGGGGCCAGCCGGGGCGGCAGAATTAGGCCCTTGTCGTCGCCGTGGGTCATCACGATGGCCCCCACCACCCGGGTGGTAAAGCCCCAGGATGTGGTGTGCACGTACTTGTTCTGCTGGTCTTTGTCCTGAAACTGGATATCGAAGGCTTTGGCGAAGTTCTGGCCCAGATAGTGTGAAGTACATGACTGAAGGGCCTTACCATCGCGCATCATGGCCTCGTAGCTGATGGAGTACACCGCCCCAGCAAACTTCTCCGACTCGGTCTTGGGGCCTTCCCAGCCCGGAATGGCGCACCACTCGCGCAGCACCGTAGCGTACACCCCAGCCATGCGGCGGGTTTCTTCCTCGGCT includes the following:
- a CDS encoding bacteriohemerythrin, coding for MPIQWSEQYEVGDPRTDSQHRNLFDYANQIEQLIEQARAGRLDRQAVEHLFVFLDAYVNTHFAYEELCMALRGCKVAQKNKEAHNKFLEFWTEFNRQHTPQSISTAALENLHATLAGWLTQHICKVDVALRSTV
- a CDS encoding Stp1/IreP family PP2C-type Ser/Thr phosphatase, yielding MPGSESLPMVFAAALTDPGRKRALNEDAVNQLVTSYGGIFIVADGMGGHRTGEIASQMAVSQIVEVLKRSEPSPQGLLEAYEAANEAIYLAGQKPESRGMGTTCTALWLDLPYALIAHVGDSRAYLLRDGELLQLTQDHSWVADRVRQGLLTEDEARNHRWRNVITNALGSFPNARVDLIGLKVRPGDVFLLCSDGLSGVLEDKVLAEMILTNPPEPAVAKLIKLANDWGGPDNISAVVVTIGSQVAESPKPYALPLDANNGQPVHLQSGTDPEVLTTQIAEPEKKPTFWQRWGSVILLLLWFGLLGFVLFNQLGSSATP
- the nth gene encoding endonuclease III, with translation MKSKRARATKVLSVMEQLYPQAATELAHTNPFELLVATVLSAQATDASVNKATPALFKRFPDAFALAQAHPEEVEPYIKTIGLYRSKAKNLVMLARKLVEEHGAEVPMDKAQLRELPGVGWKTATVVLGAAFGVPGIAVDTHLTRLARRLGLSEQKDPEKIGADLERLFPEEKWVFVHHALILFGRYRCTARKPQCEGCPLWAECLSKGAW
- the proS gene encoding proline--tRNA ligase codes for the protein MAKDKGLIPQTEDFNEWYNEVVLKADLVDYGPVRGTMVVKPYGYAIWENIQRELDRMFKETGHQNTYFPLFIPISFLQKEAEHVEGFAPELAVVTQAGGETLEEPLAVRPTSETIIGHMWAKWIRTYRDLPQLLNQWNSVVRWELRTKLFLRTTEFLWQEGHTAHATQEEAEEETRRMAGVYATVLREWCAIPGWEGPKTESEKFAGAVYSISYEAMMRDGKALQSCTSHYLGQNFAKAFDIQFQDKDQQNKYVHTTSWGFTTRVVGAIVMTHGDDKGLILPPRLAPIQVVIVPIYKAETRETVLPAAIQLAEQLKKMGIRVFLDDRDQYSPGFKFNEWELKGVPLRLELGPRDVEAGTAVLASRLGGKETVQVSELPNLLPGRLEQFQHDLYQRALQFRDTHTWEVNSYSEFKEKVEQGFVKAFHCGDKDCEKQIKAETTATTRCIPYDEPEAHGACIRCGKSSAYGKRILFAKAY